In Bifidobacterium sp. ESL0745, one DNA window encodes the following:
- a CDS encoding AAA family ATPase: MTLFRKVYQDLLNWKNNKTTQACLVTGARQVGKTFIVDEFGRKEYEHYIHLDLIEQPEMLSTFNAANGAEELFLAISAVAGANMVPGNTLIFIDEVQECSKIVTAIKYLTQRKGYDFILSGSLLGVELNDVRSFPVGYLHAIDMHPLDFEEFCRANSVGKEAWDEALNAFRSHRPVSSAVHERLMTLFHRYLVIGGMPQAVDEFVRTQNLGQVNIVQNDILHFYRADITKYADNRKLAIREVFDQMPSQLNSQSKRFNFSALASQGRYERYRDDFLWLVDAGVALPVRNVKEPRAPLKLAENRQYFKLFFNDVGLLAAACGMQVTRSIISDKLGVNYGSIYENVVAEELHAHGHELYYYRNKKFGELDFVIDTPISGTIPIEVKSGKDYKRHSALSNVMKTPNWDIDHAIVLCEDNLSVEDNIIYCPVYMAAFL, translated from the coding sequence ATGACACTGTTTCGTAAGGTTTACCAAGACTTGCTGAATTGGAAAAACAACAAGACTACACAAGCTTGCCTTGTGACGGGTGCCAGACAGGTGGGCAAGACCTTCATCGTCGACGAATTCGGACGCAAGGAATATGAGCATTATATTCATCTCGATCTTATTGAACAGCCCGAAATGTTGTCCACATTCAACGCTGCAAATGGCGCTGAAGAGTTATTCTTGGCTATCTCAGCAGTCGCCGGAGCAAACATGGTGCCAGGAAACACGCTGATTTTCATCGATGAAGTTCAGGAGTGCAGCAAGATAGTCACCGCGATTAAGTATCTAACCCAGCGAAAAGGCTATGACTTTATTCTTTCCGGTTCTCTACTCGGAGTCGAGCTTAATGACGTACGTTCTTTCCCGGTCGGATATCTTCATGCAATCGATATGCACCCTCTTGATTTCGAAGAATTTTGTCGGGCCAACAGCGTCGGAAAAGAGGCCTGGGACGAAGCTCTGAATGCATTTCGTTCACATCGGCCAGTCAGTTCAGCCGTTCATGAACGATTGATGACTCTCTTTCACCGATACCTCGTCATCGGCGGTATGCCCCAAGCAGTTGATGAATTTGTCCGTACGCAGAACCTTGGTCAGGTCAATATCGTACAAAATGATATTTTGCACTTCTACCGAGCTGATATTACTAAGTACGCCGATAACCGAAAACTTGCCATTCGGGAAGTTTTCGATCAGATGCCTTCACAACTGAATTCACAATCCAAACGCTTCAATTTCAGCGCTTTAGCTTCACAAGGACGTTACGAGCGCTACCGTGACGATTTCCTGTGGTTAGTCGATGCCGGTGTCGCATTACCTGTGCGCAATGTGAAGGAACCACGCGCACCGCTCAAACTGGCGGAAAACCGACAATACTTCAAACTCTTCTTCAACGATGTCGGTCTACTCGCCGCTGCATGCGGAATGCAGGTCACCCGTAGCATCATCAGCGACAAGCTTGGAGTGAATTACGGTTCTATATATGAAAATGTTGTTGCGGAAGAACTGCACGCACACGGACACGAGCTTTATTACTATCGCAACAAAAAGTTCGGGGAACTCGATTTCGTCATCGACACACCAATATCTGGGACAATACCAATTGAGGTTAAATCAGGAAAAGACTATAAGCGCCACAGTGCGCTTAGCAATGTGATGAAAACACCAAACTGGGACATCGATCATGCCATCGTCTTGTGTGAGGACAATCTTTCGGTAGAAGACAACATCATTTATTGCCCTGTTTACATGGCTGCGTTTTTATAG
- a CDS encoding DUF2975 domain-containing protein translates to MYKTTKVDAFIMWAAKILEWFNIAASVVLLAGAIYLGVGQPYPDAIKDKKLPNIYGFSIDTTFQKASEHEGVIVWYAIEGIAILLIIAFAAKNLSAAFKTIHQPEIGEEPSPFRDSIIKNVHTIGWCFIAAPLVAGIMPFCLGFMSGFTQAMAEEEGIATPTSFYDTLDGSSIGLSWLIIGIFMLCITRILRYGEQLQREHDELI, encoded by the coding sequence ATGTACAAAACCACCAAGGTCGACGCCTTCATCATGTGGGCCGCGAAAATACTCGAATGGTTCAACATTGCGGCATCGGTGGTTCTGCTGGCCGGTGCGATTTATCTGGGGGTCGGGCAACCCTATCCAGATGCCATCAAAGACAAGAAACTGCCAAACATCTACGGTTTTTCTATCGATACGACCTTCCAAAAGGCGTCAGAACATGAGGGAGTGATCGTATGGTATGCCATCGAGGGAATTGCTATTCTGCTCATCATCGCCTTTGCGGCCAAAAACCTCAGTGCGGCGTTCAAAACCATCCACCAGCCTGAAATTGGGGAAGAACCTTCCCCCTTCCGGGATTCCATCATCAAAAATGTGCATACCATCGGTTGGTGCTTCATTGCAGCGCCTTTGGTCGCAGGAATCATGCCATTCTGCTTGGGCTTCATGAGCGGTTTTACGCAAGCTATGGCTGAAGAGGAAGGAATAGCGACACCGACTTCATTTTACGATACCCTCGATGGCTCCAGTATCGGTTTGTCGTGGCTTATCATCGGGATTTTCATGCTGTGCATTACACGAATCCTCAGATACGGCGAGCAATTGCAACGCGAACATGACGAGCTGATTTAG
- a CDS encoding type II CAAX endopeptidase family protein yields MEDQDTTPAEADTAMKEPDSAVTKQEVDAHPESISPEAQQPEETLSVAQKMRQDVGHQAGILWFFEVFTSLFQLVIGLCFFGFSLSTLDKLGKSGWVMLFSEILAVIVVMLWTKRLMMVTGAYHRKLSCAVRFRSRKPMTIFGFLLCFVLFFAISEVGEVIGDGILSGVKAMGLQPSTTLTAIDSITNGSLGGLLFVGVTGPIVEEILFRGIVMDNLEHYGRWFAIVTSATLFGFFHGDIPQGFSAFLGGLLLGYVASEYSVVWSAVFHIVNNLVFSTGLGKLTDMLSGSQQNILDIIMAVFSVVVLVVLAISQRQHIVEWREAHRTAPHAYLGWESPLFVATLVLFAIPAVVNLI; encoded by the coding sequence ATGGAAGACCAAGACACGACACCGGCTGAGGCCGATACTGCGATGAAGGAGCCTGACTCTGCTGTAACCAAGCAAGAAGTCGATGCTCACCCCGAAAGTATCTCCCCGGAAGCCCAGCAACCCGAAGAAACGTTGAGCGTGGCCCAGAAAATGAGGCAGGATGTTGGCCATCAGGCCGGCATCCTTTGGTTCTTTGAAGTATTTACCAGTCTCTTTCAATTGGTTATTGGACTGTGTTTCTTTGGGTTTTCCTTGAGCACGCTGGACAAACTTGGAAAATCAGGATGGGTCATGCTCTTCAGCGAGATATTGGCAGTCATCGTGGTTATGCTCTGGACGAAACGGCTCATGATGGTCACGGGCGCCTATCACCGCAAGCTTTCGTGTGCCGTGAGATTTCGATCCAGAAAGCCGATGACGATATTCGGTTTTCTGCTGTGTTTTGTGCTGTTTTTTGCAATAAGCGAGGTTGGGGAAGTAATAGGCGACGGTATTCTCTCGGGCGTCAAAGCTATGGGACTTCAGCCTTCGACGACGTTGACCGCCATCGACAGCATTACGAATGGTTCTTTGGGCGGACTGTTGTTTGTCGGTGTCACTGGCCCGATTGTGGAGGAGATACTCTTTCGCGGAATCGTCATGGATAACCTCGAGCATTACGGTCGTTGGTTTGCCATCGTCACTTCGGCGACGTTGTTCGGATTCTTCCACGGTGACATTCCACAAGGGTTTTCGGCATTTCTGGGAGGACTTTTGTTGGGCTATGTCGCCAGCGAATATTCAGTGGTCTGGTCGGCGGTATTCCATATTGTCAACAATCTCGTTTTCTCAACGGGACTTGGCAAACTGACCGATATGTTGTCTGGCAGCCAGCAGAATATATTGGATATCATCATGGCGGTGTTTTCGGTGGTGGTTCTGGTCGTACTCGCCATTTCGCAACGTCAGCATATTGTTGAATGGCGTGAGGCTCACCGCACGGCGCCGCATGCATACTTGGGTTGGGAATCGCCGCTTTTCGTCGCCACGCTTGTTCTGTTCGCGATTCCGGCAGTGGTCAACCTGATTTGA
- the lepA gene encoding translation elongation factor 4, which yields MTEAKNKPGFTDQSLIRNFCIIAHIDHGKSTVADRILQLSGIVPQREMHDRFLDRMDIEQERGITIKSQAVRVPWTFDGQEYTLGMIDTPGHVDFTYEVSRALAACEGAVLLVDATQGIEAQTLSNLYMAIEDDLTIIPVLNKIDLPSAEPDKHAEEIANLLGCKPSDVLRVSGKTGEGIKDLLDQIVLEIPAPHGDSKAPARALIFDSVYDTYRGIVTYIRMVDGELKSREKVHMMGIGMTHEPIEIGVISPDMVPTKALGAGEVGYIITGAKDVSQSKVGDTVTSAARPATEPLPGYRDPHPMVYAGIFPIDNAQFPELRDALDKLKLNDAALTYEPETSVALGFGFRCGFLGLLHMEIVVERLSREFGLDLISTAPNVTYKVTTEDGTTHEVKNPSEFPDGKIKQIVEPMVAADIITPKEFIGSVMDLCQDHRGEMGTMEYLSPERVEMHYRIPLAEIVFDFFDQLKSRTKGYASLDYHEDGEQSADLVKVDILIQGEKVDAFSAIVHRDKSYSYGVMMTKKLSKLIPRQQFEIPIQAAIGSRVIARETIRALRKDVLAKCYGGDITRKRKLLEKQKAGKKRMKMLGHVEVPQEAFVAALSTGEAGSNQSMDIDTKNKIRAAEKAVK from the coding sequence GTGACTGAGGCGAAGAACAAACCGGGATTCACCGACCAATCGCTGATTCGTAATTTCTGCATCATCGCGCATATCGATCACGGCAAGTCGACGGTGGCCGACCGCATCCTCCAACTTTCCGGCATCGTTCCGCAACGTGAGATGCACGACCGGTTCCTCGACCGCATGGACATCGAGCAGGAACGCGGCATCACCATCAAATCCCAGGCCGTGCGTGTGCCGTGGACCTTCGACGGGCAGGAATACACGCTCGGCATGATCGACACTCCGGGCCACGTCGATTTCACTTACGAGGTATCGCGAGCCTTGGCCGCGTGCGAAGGTGCGGTGCTGCTGGTCGATGCCACACAAGGCATCGAGGCGCAGACGCTTTCCAACCTGTACATGGCCATCGAAGACGATCTGACTATTATCCCCGTCCTGAACAAAATCGATCTGCCCAGTGCAGAACCGGACAAGCACGCTGAAGAGATCGCGAATCTGCTGGGTTGCAAGCCCTCGGATGTGCTGCGCGTCTCCGGTAAAACCGGTGAAGGCATCAAGGATTTGCTCGACCAGATTGTCTTGGAGATTCCCGCCCCTCATGGTGACTCCAAGGCTCCTGCACGTGCGCTGATTTTCGATTCCGTTTACGACACCTATCGTGGCATCGTCACCTATATCCGTATGGTCGACGGGGAGCTCAAAAGCCGCGAAAAGGTACACATGATGGGCATCGGCATGACGCACGAACCCATCGAAATCGGCGTGATCAGCCCCGATATGGTACCTACCAAGGCGCTTGGCGCCGGTGAAGTCGGCTATATCATTACCGGCGCAAAGGATGTCAGCCAGTCCAAGGTCGGCGACACCGTAACTTCCGCCGCCCGGCCGGCCACCGAGCCGTTGCCCGGCTACCGCGACCCACATCCGATGGTCTATGCCGGCATCTTCCCGATCGACAACGCACAATTCCCGGAACTGCGTGACGCGCTCGACAAGCTCAAATTGAACGATGCGGCATTGACTTATGAACCGGAGACTTCCGTGGCGTTGGGCTTCGGCTTCCGTTGCGGTTTCCTCGGCCTGTTGCACATGGAGATCGTGGTCGAGCGCCTGAGCCGAGAATTCGGGCTTGACCTGATTTCCACCGCCCCGAACGTGACCTACAAGGTCACCACCGAAGACGGCACGACGCACGAGGTCAAGAACCCGAGCGAATTCCCGGACGGCAAGATCAAGCAGATCGTCGAGCCGATGGTCGCGGCCGACATCATCACCCCCAAGGAATTTATCGGCTCGGTGATGGATCTCTGCCAGGACCACCGCGGCGAAATGGGCACGATGGAATACTTGAGCCCCGAGCGTGTCGAGATGCACTATCGCATCCCACTGGCCGAAATCGTCTTCGATTTCTTCGACCAGCTCAAAAGCCGCACCAAAGGCTACGCTTCGCTTGATTACCACGAGGACGGCGAGCAGAGCGCGGACTTGGTGAAGGTCGACATCCTGATCCAGGGGGAGAAGGTCGACGCGTTCAGTGCCATCGTCCACCGTGACAAGTCATATAGCTACGGCGTGATGATGACCAAGAAACTTTCGAAACTCATTCCGCGCCAGCAGTTCGAGATTCCGATTCAGGCGGCCATCGGTTCCCGCGTCATTGCCCGCGAGACCATTCGCGCCCTGCGCAAGGACGTGCTTGCCAAGTGTTACGGCGGCGACATCACCCGTAAGCGCAAGCTCCTGGAGAAGCAGAAGGCCGGCAAGAAGCGTATGAAGATGCTTGGTCATGTCGAGGTGCCGCAGGAGGCGTTCGTCGCCGCCCTGTCCACCGGCGAGGCCGGCTCCAACCAGTCCATGGACATCGACACCAAAAACAAGATTCGCGCCGCCGAAAAGGCCGTGAAATGA
- a CDS encoding ABC transporter ATP-binding protein produces the protein MDTQPAVIRSGGEKLDDGTPVTVSFRNVRFAYPGSIDGKEILHGVSFDLPAGQCSALVGLNGAGKSTIAKLILRVYEPTSGSILINGRDISEYSRASLYERCSAIFQDYIRYERPLRENVGFGDLDGINDDDAIKHALDLVGMKGLEQSLPEGLGTVLGRHFEGGYQLSIGQWQRVALARALFRRPSLLIMDEPTASVDALSEKNFFDSLDRADSTEEGSRRTTILIAHRFTTITHASHIVVLRDGDIVGEGDHETLLSDCPYYRGLYEAQVVSQRHEDPASMLRPENIEGIGVRMGSENIS, from the coding sequence ATGGACACGCAGCCGGCTGTGATCCGCTCCGGCGGCGAGAAACTCGATGACGGAACGCCCGTGACCGTTTCTTTCCGAAACGTAAGATTTGCCTATCCTGGTTCCATCGATGGCAAAGAAATTCTCCATGGTGTCTCTTTTGATCTTCCGGCCGGTCAATGTTCGGCTCTTGTCGGACTCAATGGTGCAGGTAAATCAACTATCGCAAAACTTATTTTACGTGTCTATGAGCCCACTTCCGGGTCGATTCTCATTAACGGTAGGGATATCAGTGAGTATTCCCGTGCGTCATTGTACGAGAGGTGTTCTGCGATTTTCCAGGATTATATACGATATGAGCGGCCCTTACGTGAGAATGTGGGATTTGGCGATTTGGATGGAATCAACGATGATGATGCCATTAAACATGCGCTTGATCTGGTAGGGATGAAGGGTCTGGAGCAGTCACTGCCAGAGGGTCTCGGTACTGTATTGGGAAGACACTTCGAGGGCGGTTACCAACTTTCCATCGGGCAATGGCAGCGCGTCGCCCTGGCCCGAGCTTTGTTCAGGCGGCCGTCATTGCTTATTATGGATGAGCCGACCGCATCCGTGGACGCTCTTTCCGAGAAGAACTTCTTCGACTCACTGGATCGGGCGGATAGTACGGAGGAAGGGTCGCGGCGCACCACCATCCTCATTGCTCATCGTTTCACCACCATCACCCACGCCAGTCATATAGTCGTTCTGCGTGATGGCGATATAGTCGGAGAGGGCGATCACGAGACATTATTGTCCGATTGCCCGTATTACCGCGGTTTATACGAGGCCCAAGTGGTCAGTCAGCGGCACGAGGATCCCGCATCGATGCTGCGTCCGGAGAATATCGAAGGAATAGGCGTACGTATGGGGTCTGAAAATATTTCGTGA
- a CDS encoding helix-turn-helix transcriptional regulator codes for MVDRHMSLKELADEVGISNVNLSKIKNNRVAAIRFTTLAGICEALECQPGDILKYESKQPA; via the coding sequence ATGGTCGACCGGCACATGTCGCTCAAAGAGCTGGCGGACGAGGTGGGCATCTCCAACGTCAACCTCTCGAAAATCAAGAACAACCGCGTGGCAGCCATCCGTTTTACGACACTGGCCGGCATCTGCGAGGCGCTGGAATGCCAGCCCGGCGACATCCTCAAGTACGAATCAAAACAGCCGGCATGA
- a CDS encoding type II toxin-antitoxin system YafQ family toxin: protein MVLQRIERTSKFLRQAKQLQRKHYDFDELEHVIRLLMEQDKEMLRRQYRDHALKGNLRRFRELHIDADWLLIYEIKHETLTLILVETGTHRQLLGK, encoded by the coding sequence GTGGTACTGCAACGGATTGAGCGTACGTCGAAGTTTTTACGGCAGGCAAAGCAGCTTCAACGCAAGCATTATGATTTCGACGAGTTAGAACATGTGATTCGTCTTCTGATGGAGCAGGACAAGGAAATGCTGCGTCGCCAATATCGTGATCATGCGTTGAAAGGTAACTTGCGGCGATTTCGCGAGCTTCATATTGATGCTGATTGGTTGTTGATTTATGAAATCAAGCACGAAACTCTGACACTCATACTGGTGGAGACCGGTACTCACCGCCAGTTGTTGGGTAAATAA
- the rpsT gene encoding 30S ribosomal protein S20 → MANIKSQKKRVLTNEKAHKRNVSVKSSLKTAIRKTREAIESGDKAAAQAAYQIAGQKLDKAASAGVVHKNQAANRKSNLAVAINKM, encoded by the coding sequence GTGGCAAACATTAAGTCGCAGAAGAAGCGCGTGCTGACCAATGAAAAGGCGCACAAGCGCAATGTGTCCGTGAAGTCCAGCCTGAAGACTGCGATTCGCAAGACCCGTGAAGCCATCGAGTCCGGAGACAAGGCAGCAGCCCAGGCCGCTTACCAGATCGCCGGCCAGAAGCTCGACAAGGCCGCCAGCGCAGGCGTGGTTCACAAGAACCAGGCCGCCAATCGCAAGTCGAATCTCGCAGTCGCCATCAACAAGATGTGA
- a CDS encoding type II toxin-antitoxin system RelB/DinJ family antitoxin gives MSFTANAPKTTRINFRTDEETKEEANSIFAKLGLDMSTALNMFLQQTINDQGLPFQPTLSKFEKSVLKAADGPTRSFDNVDDLMKELRGTATD, from the coding sequence ATGAGTTTTACTGCTAACGCGCCCAAGACCACGCGAATTAACTTTCGTACCGACGAGGAGACAAAAGAGGAGGCAAATTCGATTTTTGCCAAGCTTGGTTTGGATATGTCGACCGCGCTGAACATGTTTTTGCAGCAGACTATCAACGATCAGGGGTTACCTTTCCAACCGACGCTTTCCAAGTTCGAAAAAAGCGTGCTGAAAGCTGCTGACGGTCCGACCCGTTCATTCGACAACGTTGATGACTTGATGAAGGAGCTTCGTGGTACTGCAACGGATTGA
- the hemW gene encoding radical SAM family heme chaperone HemW yields MFEVYIHVPFCYRRCGYCDFNTYTAVDMGGGASRDNYANLAIDEMRLVRAWQERHGINEPAASTVFFGGGTPTLLPADDLGRMLHAVKDIWGIEEGAEITTEANPDTVDERYLETLAAKGFTRISFGMQSAVPHVLKTLDRTHTPANVTAGVEAANKVGLRSSVDLIYGAPGESMDDWRKSVETAIELGVNHISAYALTVEPTTKMGRQIKAGAIAKPDDDNEAAKYEIADELFKQAGLNWYEISNWARPGYESRHNLGYWRNVDWAGIGPGAHSHYRTSNVGAWQEHAVSGARDIGEDGFRKTDATQTEHNASGNQSDFQTGHDPSRHQKTSRMAASNKQSNQSMADTTKSGMNLPLPKSEVLDETQNQRDDTCFEADDDIHSDANQFGIRAWDIAHPRKWAEAMHTGNVPWQGSEAITHEENLEETVMLGLRLREGIDISRIEQASGHVVDRTKLREIEQSGLIEIQDDNRIVPTLRGRLLNDTVVEQVLDICGW; encoded by the coding sequence ATGTTCGAGGTTTATATTCATGTGCCGTTCTGCTACCGGAGGTGCGGGTACTGCGATTTCAACACGTATACGGCCGTCGATATGGGTGGGGGCGCGTCGCGTGACAACTACGCGAACCTCGCCATCGATGAGATGCGGCTGGTCAGGGCGTGGCAGGAACGGCACGGAATCAACGAACCTGCGGCTTCGACGGTGTTCTTCGGGGGAGGGACGCCGACCCTGTTGCCGGCGGACGACCTTGGACGTATGCTTCATGCGGTGAAGGACATCTGGGGTATCGAGGAAGGCGCGGAAATCACCACCGAAGCCAATCCTGACACGGTTGACGAAAGATATTTGGAAACGTTGGCGGCGAAGGGATTCACCCGTATTTCGTTCGGTATGCAATCAGCCGTACCACATGTGTTGAAAACGCTTGATCGCACGCATACCCCGGCCAATGTGACCGCGGGGGTGGAAGCAGCGAACAAGGTGGGGTTGCGTTCCAGCGTCGATCTCATTTACGGGGCACCCGGCGAGAGTATGGATGACTGGCGCAAGTCCGTCGAAACCGCCATCGAATTGGGGGTGAATCATATTTCGGCATATGCGCTGACCGTCGAACCCACCACGAAAATGGGTCGGCAGATCAAGGCCGGGGCTATCGCCAAACCTGATGACGATAATGAGGCGGCGAAGTATGAAATTGCCGACGAGCTGTTTAAACAGGCTGGGTTGAATTGGTACGAGATTTCGAATTGGGCACGTCCCGGTTATGAGAGTCGTCACAATCTGGGGTATTGGCGCAACGTCGATTGGGCCGGCATTGGTCCCGGAGCGCACTCGCACTATCGCACGTCGAATGTCGGTGCATGGCAGGAACACGCGGTTTCCGGCGCTCGCGATATTGGCGAAGACGGATTCAGAAAGACGGACGCCACTCAGACCGAACATAACGCATCGGGCAATCAAAGTGACTTTCAGACTGGCCATGACCCATCGCGCCATCAAAAGACTTCTCGGATGGCTGCATCAAACAAACAGAGTAACCAGAGTATGGCTGATACGACCAAGTCTGGGATGAATCTGCCTTTGCCAAAGTCTGAGGTCTTGGACGAGACACAGAACCAACGTGACGATACCTGCTTTGAAGCCGATGACGATATTCACTCCGATGCCAACCAGTTCGGCATACGCGCTTGGGATATCGCCCATCCACGCAAATGGGCCGAGGCGATGCACACGGGCAATGTCCCGTGGCAGGGCAGCGAGGCCATCACCCACGAGGAAAACCTTGAGGAAACGGTGATGCTCGGGTTGCGTCTGCGCGAAGGGATCGATATTTCGCGCATCGAACAGGCTTCCGGGCATGTGGTCGATCGCACGAAACTCCGTGAAATAGAGCAGTCTGGTTTGATTGAGATTCAAGACGACAATCGCATCGTGCCGACGTTGCGGGGCCGACTGCTCAACGATACGGTCGTCGAACAAGTGCTCGACATCTGTGGCTGGTGA